One window of Esox lucius isolate fEsoLuc1 chromosome 25, fEsoLuc1.pri, whole genome shotgun sequence genomic DNA carries:
- the LOC105021057 gene encoding uncharacterized protein LOC105021057: MSAKANRKKIKPNSPYLDNFLKTNESPEDNSIFVMFHGTTKEAAEEIKMKGFKTSGEDINTLGAGVYVTRDIVKACKYPLDVRPSQRRVLKLRVHVGRVLKIDKHDHDMQKTWHTKHGYDTAWVPPDVDMAESNDLESCVYDPKKISVMEVMKVKEKTISKYRHLQSGLSAEDSKTYVMYHGTLKKNALQIQRNGFIPSTKGMLGAGVYLSRDIQKVIKYPLETLDSEKMVLKVKVNVGKVKVIDKQRHYMQYNWHTKYGFDTAWVPPDVGMVESKQEEDCVYDPKRIKVLTMLKVSTLKMLNPSL, encoded by the exons ATGTCTGCTAAGGCTAACCGCAagaaaataaaaccaaactCTCCCTACTTGGATAACTTCCTTAAAACCAATGAAAGCCCAGAAGATAACAGCATATTTGTGATGTTCCATGGCACCACTAAAGAGGCTGCAGAGGAGATTAAGATGAAGGGCTTCAAAACATCGGGAGAAGATATCAACACGCTTGGAGCTGGTGTTTATGTTACAAGGGACATTGTGAAAGCCTGTAAATACCCTCTTGATGTCCGCCCGTCCCAGCGAAGAGTCCTAAAACTCAGAGTGCATGTCGGAAGGGTTTTGAAGATAGATAAGCACGATCACGACATGCAGAAGACCTGGCATACCAAGCATGGATACGACACAGCCTGGGTTCCACCAGATGTTGATATGGCAGAAAGCAACGACCTAGAAAGCTGTGTCTATGATCCTAAGAAAATCAGCGTCATGGAGGTCATGAAAGTTAAGGAAAAGACCAT ATCTAAATACCGCCATCTCCAGAGTGGACTGTCCGCTGAGGATAGTAAAACCTATGTGATGTATCATGGGACACTCAAGAAGAATGCGttgcaaatacagagaaatGGATTCATACCTTCTACAAAAGGCATGCTTGGTGCCGGTGTTTACCTCAGTCGAGATATCCAAAAAGTCATCAAATACCCTCTCGAGACTTTGGACTCAGAAAAGATGGTTCTGAAAGTGAAGGTGAACGTGGGAAAAGTCAAAGTCATCGACAAGCAGCGTCATTACATGCAATACAACTGGCATACTAAGTATGGTTTCGACACAGCCTGGGTCCCACCAGATGTTGGCATGGTGGAGAGCAAACAAGAGGAGGACTGCGTGTACGACCCTAAGAGAATCAAAGTGTTGACAATGCTGAAAGTGTCCACCTTAAAAAT GTTAAACCCGTCACTGTGA
- the ndufb6 gene encoding NADH dehydrogenase [ubiquinone] 1 beta subcomplex subunit 6, whose protein sequence is MPGYTADEKLRVEQITKLRRQWLKDQELSPREPVLPKTTPGPVAKFWARFLEPKSLWRLYTYKAYTGGVFTLTRLLIPAWLVHYYVKYHVAKMPYGIVELKPRLFPGDTILETGEVLPDLPESHGHH, encoded by the exons ATGCCTGGCTATACAGCAGACGAAAAGCTCCGCGTAGAGCAGATTACAAAACTTAGGAGGCAATGGCTGAAGGACCAAGAGCTCAGTCCCAGGGAGCCCGTGCTGCCCAAGACAACCCCTGGGCCTGTCGCTAAATTCTGGGCTCGCTTTCTGGAACCAAAGTCCCTCTGGAGGCTTTAC ACCTACAAAGCGTACACCGGTGGAGTGTTCACCTTGACGCGGTTGCTGATTCCTGCCTGGCTGGTGCACTACTACGTCAAATACCACGTTGCT AAAATGCCCTATGGTATTGTGGAGCTGAAGCCCAGACTGTTTCCT GGCGACACCATCTTGGAGACTGGAGAGGTTTTGCCAGACCTCCCAGAGAGTCATGGTCACCACTGA
- the toporsa gene encoding topoisomerase I binding, arginine/serine-rich a, giving the protein MAAAKMSIQRHKRSVLDKASDKTSKVLPAEASPDSKCPICLDKFNNMAYLDLCLHKFCFRCIHEWSKNKAECPLCKQPFHSIYHSIKSEKDFKQYDLRPVENGSFGNFAGERFRYRTTLTGQRRHDQRRTSPPPDNGVMFEALTGDSPSPRQDRGLRRMLARLAARRRAESEGRAMRSLREQEMIDFRRALYRRGVRVRSVRDGGRSRDISAEFLQANPACLHRLLPWLKRELVVLYGAHGSLVNIVQHVIMSRITRYNMEDQAMQEELQPFLQARTDHFLHEFINFARSPFNMEAYDQHAVYDCPAPSSDEGGSLDSSVIAISEDDDGAGDLADLDPVGDSVSGGDTSRAAWDDETPGPSHSSAEPARPVALSIRDSDSESSAEGDCEAVSQPSAPRPRTDSARIKTDRSPRVSSGDEDCVIVGYVKPLAERTPELVKLSSDSEGSVLEESRDTVPGLPQHIRFTSVSPTPSQRQCPGGSDGADREPDVSGSGGRCRASPYGGRETSSSKDEKHRRRHTSRDRSRGSPRSRSKGRGRRPRSADLRRSTKSPAVSINSDSTLSRGRRQSRSRSHDRSHTHGEKRRANKEGTRPGRGRESSSHSFHWQFYSRERDGSAAIYTERTSYYSSSHWKPNRRSPTRSRDSQRRDKRRSRSGSHSSAGSPSDSHRKSHHEKPGGKRKYKTRHLEEPPPRDLTSDAAGEPPSPTGSSGVKDKGKSRDGRRRNSREKLGGGRCRSLSVEIIYDGGGGGGGSSEQTGRRHKKKKKHKKKSKKHRSKERPVLSGRPATVINIDSDSDQHAADTHPTGLVSSSTGKGPVAPTNATTTTGEPY; this is encoded by the coding sequence ATGGCAGCAGCAAAGATGTCCATACAGCGACATAAGAGGAGTGTCCTGGACAAGGCTTCTGACAAGACCTCTAAGGTCCTGCCTGCCGAGGCGTCTCCGGACTCTAAATGCCCCATCTGCCTGGACAAATTCAACAACATGGCCTACCTCGACCTCTGCCTGCACAAGTTCTGCTTCCGCTGCATTCACGAGTGGTCAAAGAACAAGGCAGAGTGTCCTCTATGCAAGCAGCCGTTCCACTCAATTTATCACAGTATTAAATCGGAGAAGGACTTCAAGCAGTATGACCTGCGGCCGGTGGAGAACGGTTCCTTTGGGAACTTTGCAGGGGAACGGTTCCGTTACCGAACCACGCTTACGGGGCAACGTCGGCATGACCAGAGACGGACGTCGCCTCCCCCCGACAACGGGGTCATGTTTGAGGCCCTGACCGGCGATTCCCCCTCGCCCCGCCAGGACAGAGGCCTCCGTCGCATGCTAGCCCGTCTGGCGGCCAGGAGGCGGGCGGAAAGCGAAGGTCGGGCCATGCGCAGCCTCCGCGAGCAGGAGATGATCGATTTCCGGCGAGCGCTCTACCGGCGAGGGGTGCGGGTGCGGAGCGTGCGGGACGGCGGCCGCTCCCGGGACATCTCGGCCGAGTTCCTGCAGGCGAACCCGGCCTGCCTGCACCGCCTGTTGCCCTGGCTGAAGAGAGAGCTGGTGGTGCTGTACGGGGCGCACGGCTCTCTGGTCAACATCGTGCAGCACGTCATAATGTCGCGCATCACCCGCTACAACATGGAGGACCAGGCCATGCAGGAGGAGCTGCAGCCCTTCCTCCAGGCCCGCACCGACCACTTCCTGCACGAGTTCATCAACTTCGCCCGTTCACCTTTCAACATGGAGGCTTACGACCAGCACGCGGTGTACGACTGCCCCGCTCCGTCCTCGGATGAGGGCGGCAGCCTCGACTCGTCTGTGATCGCCATCTCTGAAGACGACGACGGGGCGGGCGATTTGGCGGATCTGGACCCTGTTGGGGACTCCGTGTCCGGGGGCGACACAAGCCGGGCAGCGTGGGACGATGAGACACCGGGGCCTTCGCACTCCAGCGCCGAACCAGCCAGGCCCGTGGCACTGTCGATCAGAGACTCGGACTCGGAGAGCAGCGCGGAGGGGGACTGTGAAGCGGTGTCCCAGCCGTCGGCCCCTCGCCCGAGGACGGACTCTGCCCGGATCAAGACAGACAGATCGCCGCGTGTCTCGTCTGGCGATGAGGATTGCGTCATCGTGGGCTATGTCAAACCGCTGGCCGAGAGGACGCCGGAGCTCGTCAAGCTGTCCTCCGACTCTGAAGGGTCAGTCCTGGAGGAGAGCAGAGACACGGTGCCCGGTCTGCCCCAGCACATTCGCTTTACCAGCGTCAGCCCCACCCCCTCCCAGCGCCAGTGTCCTGGGGGGTCAGACGGGGCGGACAGGGAGCCAGACGTATCGGGGTCCGGGGGGAGATGTCGCGCCTCACCCTACGGCGGCCGCGAGACATCGTCGAGCAAAGACGAAAAACACAGGAGGAGACACACTAGTCGGGATAGGTCCAGAGGAAGCCCACGGTCCAGGAGCAAAGGTCGGGGGAGGCGGCCAAGGAGTGCTGATCTCCGCCGTTCCACCAAAAGCCCGGCTGTCTCCATCAACAGCGACAGCACACTCTCCCGAGGTAGGAGGCAGTCACGCTCCCGGAGCCACGACCGCTCCCACACTcatggagagaagaggagggccAATAAGGAGGGCACCCGACCGGGCCGCGGCCGCGAGTCTTCCTCACACTCCTTTCACTGGCAGTTCTACAGCCGGGAGAGGGACGGCAGCGCCGCAATCTACACAGAGAGGACGTCCTACTACTCCAGCTCGCACTGGAAACCCAACCGCAGATCCCCGACCCGGAGCCGTGATTCCCAGCGGCGAGATAAGAGGCGAAGTCGCTCCGGAAGTCACTCCAGTGCCGGCTCTCCTTCCGACTCTCACAGGAAGTCGCATCACGAGAAGCCCGGCGGGAAGAGGAAGTACAAAACAAGACACCTGGAGGAGCCGCCGCCCAGAGACCTGACCTCCGACGCGGCGGGCGAGCCTCCCTCCCCAACCGGCTCGTCCGGCGTGAAGGACAAGGGGAAGAGCCGAGACGGACGTCGCAGAAATTCCCGAGAGAAGCTGGGGGGGGGGAGGTGCAGGAGCCTCAGCGTGGAGATCATCTATGatggcggcggcggcggcggcggctcCTCTGAGCAGACCGGGAGGCGccacaagaagaagaagaagcacAAGAAGAAGAGCAAGAAGCACAGGAGTAAGGAGCGCCCCGTGTTGTCGGGGCGCCCGGCCACCGTTATCAACATAGACAGTGACAGTGACCAGCATGCCGCCGACACCCACCCCACCGGCCTGGTAAGCAGCAGCACCGGCAAAGGACCGGTGGCGCCCACCAACGCCACCACCACTACAGGCGAGCCCTACTGA